In Candidatus Saccharibacteria bacterium oral taxon 488, a single window of DNA contains:
- a CDS encoding SDR family oxidoreductase → MHIILGGTSGLGLEMARQLRESGKRVLVLGKTHNAQEHGEGFSLDVYYPEQVEAAPARIEQMSGDDDIEQFVWAAGYGWRGNFEDQPDVRSMAEVNFAGPLPLVQWAWHRMAQQRIRSTLTVIGSTSSIKARGDEAVYVATKHAQAGLARSLALQADEQHLPIRVALFLPGAMKTPFWRGHQPDDYTFFNDPAKVAEHILTAVNTQYQTFLEWPLPKGTLV, encoded by the coding sequence ATGCATATTATTCTTGGTGGGACGAGCGGGCTTGGCCTGGAAATGGCCAGACAGCTCAGGGAAAGCGGCAAACGCGTGTTGGTGCTGGGAAAGACGCATAACGCTCAGGAACACGGTGAAGGATTTTCGCTAGACGTATATTATCCCGAGCAGGTAGAGGCAGCGCCGGCGCGGATCGAGCAGATGTCGGGTGATGACGATATTGAACAATTTGTGTGGGCGGCGGGCTACGGCTGGCGCGGTAATTTCGAAGATCAGCCTGATGTGCGCTCGATGGCGGAGGTTAATTTCGCTGGTCCGTTGCCGTTGGTACAGTGGGCCTGGCATAGGATGGCGCAGCAGCGGATACGATCTACGCTGACGGTGATTGGCTCAACCAGCAGCATCAAAGCTCGCGGGGACGAAGCGGTATATGTGGCGACCAAGCACGCTCAGGCGGGCCTGGCGCGCAGCTTGGCGTTGCAGGCAGACGAGCAGCATTTACCGATTCGCGTGGCGCTATTCTTGCCCGGAGCGATGAAAACACCGTTTTGGCGGGGGCATCAGCCGGACGATTATACTTTCTTCAACGACCCAGCCAAGGTGGCTGAGCATATATTGACCGCCGTTAACACGCAGTACCAGACATTCCTCGAATGGCCACTACCAAAGGGTACGTTGGTCTAG
- a CDS encoding YvcK family protein: MATTKGYVGLASLKCYNAGMTYELSREYFGVKIVVIGGGTGSFTLLSGLKKYTHSITALVNMVDDGGSTGMLRDELGVLPAGDVRQCLVALSSSPKVRDLFNYRFDEGSMKGHAFGNLFMAALEKMTGSFSQAVETASEVLGVNGRVFPITLDDTKLSLKLRDGTVVAGEHAIEVTNIPGDERPWLELSPPATINPHARQAILDADLVVVAPGLLYGSLAPALLVRGVTRALAETKAKKVYVCNLVTKPTQTDGFTVADFVDEIERFAGVSMDYVLYNNYRPPQELLDKYAHNGEYLVEWDEEELKKKHYYASGKHLIAHGIRQHNKKADPLAALRSLIRHDSDKIARELMRIYFS, translated from the coding sequence ATGGCCACTACCAAAGGGTACGTTGGTCTAGCCTCGCTGAAGTGCTATAATGCGGGCATGACATACGAATTGAGTAGAGAATATTTTGGAGTAAAAATTGTAGTAATTGGCGGCGGAACTGGTAGTTTCACGCTGCTGTCGGGTTTGAAAAAATATACCCACAGCATCACGGCGCTGGTCAATATGGTTGATGACGGTGGCTCGACAGGCATGCTGCGCGATGAGCTGGGTGTATTGCCGGCGGGTGATGTGCGGCAATGTCTAGTGGCGCTGAGCAGTTCGCCAAAGGTGCGCGATCTGTTCAATTACCGGTTTGACGAGGGTAGCATGAAGGGGCATGCATTTGGTAATTTATTCATGGCAGCGCTGGAAAAGATGACGGGGAGTTTTTCGCAGGCGGTCGAGACGGCCAGCGAGGTGCTCGGCGTCAATGGGCGGGTATTTCCGATCACACTGGACGATACCAAGCTATCGTTAAAGCTGCGTGACGGTACAGTCGTTGCGGGTGAACATGCCATCGAGGTGACGAATATTCCGGGTGATGAGCGGCCGTGGCTGGAACTTAGTCCACCGGCAACGATTAATCCGCATGCTCGGCAAGCGATTCTGGATGCTGATCTCGTGGTGGTAGCGCCGGGGTTGTTGTACGGTAGTCTGGCGCCAGCGCTACTGGTGCGCGGTGTGACGCGGGCTTTGGCTGAGACCAAGGCTAAGAAAGTGTATGTCTGTAATCTCGTGACCAAGCCGACGCAGACCGACGGCTTTACGGTGGCAGACTTTGTCGATGAAATTGAGCGGTTTGCTGGGGTGAGCATGGATTATGTGCTGTATAACAATTATCGTCCACCACAGGAGCTGCTTGATAAGTACGCGCACAATGGTGAGTATTTGGTGGAATGGGATGAGGAAGAGCTCAAGAAAAAGCATTACTATGCCTCGGGCAAACACCTGATCGCTCATGGCATTCGCCAGCATAATAAAAAGGCCGATCCGCTGGCGGCGCTGCGTAGTTTGATCCGTCACGACAGCGATAAAATCGCGCGAGAACTAATGAGGATTTACTTTTCATGA